The Mixophyes fleayi isolate aMixFle1 chromosome 1, aMixFle1.hap1, whole genome shotgun sequence genome includes a region encoding these proteins:
- the EIF4E gene encoding eukaryotic translation initiation factor 4E, with protein sequence MATVEPEIVVPQEEEKTETSQEIVNPEHYIKHPLQNKWALWFFKNDKSKTWQANLRLISKVDTVEDFWALYNHIQLSSNLMSGCDYSLFKDGIEPMWEDEKNKRGGRWLITLNKQQRRNDLDRFWLETLMCLIGESFDDYSDDVCGAVVNVRSKGDKIAIWTTECENRDAVTHIGRVYKERLGLAPKVVIGYQSHADTATKSGSTTKNRFVV encoded by the exons GAAATTGTCGTTCCCCAAGAAGAAGAGAAAACAGAGACTAGTCAGGAGATTGTAAACCCTGAGCACTACATTAAGCATCCACTACAGAACAA ATGGGCCTTGTGGTTCTtcaaaaatgataaaagcaaaacttGGCAGGCCAACCTTCGTCTAATTTCAAAGGTTGACACAGTTGAAGATTTTTGGGC GCTTTACAATCATATCCAGTTGTCTAGTAACTTAATGTCAGGTTGTGACTACTCACTCTTTAAG GATGGGATTGAGCCAATGTGGGAAGATGAAAAGAATAAGCGTGGAGGAAGATGGCTAATTACTCTTAATAAACAGCAAAGAAGGAACGACCTTGATCGGTTTTGGTTAGAGACG ctcaTGTGCCTTATTGGAGAGTCTTTTGATGACTACAGTGACGATGTATGTGGAGCTGTTGTAAATGTTAGATCAAAAGGAGATAAAATAGCAATCTGGACTACTGAATGTGAAAACAGGGACGCTGTTACACATATAGg GAGAGTTTACAAGGAAAGGTTAGGACTTGCTCCAAAAGTAGTGATTGGATATCAGTCCCATGCAGACACGGCTACGAAGAGCGGCTCCACTACTAAGAATAGATTTGTTGTTTAA